The genome window TTGCTCTATTCCGTTGTTCAAATAATAAGATAGCCATTGAAACTGTTcgacatttgtgtttttttagagAACCACGATTATGAACATATTGGTCAgtctattttaataatatatgtattgaaaattggtttcatgtattttgtaaatgtCTACAATTTAACCAAAAAAGGCAATTGTATATCTTTTCATGGTAcaattgtaaacaacattttacagAATTTTTGCAATCTTATGCAAACTTCTGATGAAATGAAACTTTAAAGCAAAGCCTTTTTTGTagacaaataataaaaaagaaagatgAAGatcaaaatttatgttaaaatttgctGTTTTATTACTcacaatttgtattttgttacttatatattatgtattttatgcCGTAGacctttatttacaaattaatttttGTCTTGTATTGTCTAGCTATAGAATTACCCCAAACGTAAACGTTTATATAATCGCAAAAATATACAAGTTGTACGTGCATGCATTTCAACATAGAACACAAACCACTGGTAATGATGcctgttttcaataaaaaatatttgaaacgaTTTGGATACAATCGATATCATTTCATTACAGGACCAACACAATATTCGGATGAGGAATACGCTTTCTTACAAGGAAGTAATAAGAACATCAATTTCGCAAACACTGGAACAAAACAGGCCTTGTGTTGCAAAGGTAGCATTTCTTAATCAATTAGGTTCATTCGATGGAACATATTCCACGACATACTTCCGAGCATATTAATAAGTGATGAAACTTAAATGTtaggaaacataaataaaaagaaagtCAGTGTACTAATACGTCCGGTTAAAACCGCCCATTTATAAATGAATAACAACAATTCTGTTAGTGTACAAGTCTTTGCTGTGTCTAAAGTAAATGTACATTGCATGATGTAGGcgtcttgtttttttatattaaagaatTAAAACGAGCATCGTGCATGCCTACTACAACCAAAATACCAAGTCATACCCATTATACTGAAGAAGAAGCGACAACAACTAAATCCAAAGGTTTGATATTTGTATTCCATATACCAGTAATTTTTAATGAATAAACCCCATGATACATAATATCACATGAAACTACTATCATacgatatttaataaaaaataatcttacgTTTTAAAGAGTGTTGTTTCGATCAAATTGTTACTCAATAAGCTTGTCGTTGCTAAATAACGTTTACGTTGGTGAACTCGAATTATTATATTTCTTATATGTTGATTCTTCAGAAAAGTCTGAAGCTTTAGGAACAGGCATCGGTGTATTGGTTGGGGTATTGGTTGTAGTAGGGATAGGTTTTGCAGTAGTCATGCTTCAAAGACGGTAAATAATTGTCACTTGAAACACAAATGACGATATGAAAAAGAGAAAATTTGACCAATTATGCTAGGCTACAAATCAGGAAAATATAATTCCTTTGTTTTTGAagatgtttttattgcatattgtatcatataatgtttaaataataattgtcattATGTAAGGTAATATCTTATCGTGTTATGTGTAGAAAATAAATGAATATCGGATTAACAAAGCTCAATTTAAAAATGGCATTTTCAAAGAAGTGTTTGcatgattatacatgtattacatatcTTCAAATTgcagtatttattttataaaattatcttCTTGAAAGCATTTTCCTAATTTCTTTCCAACGTATACTGtcttttttatttgtatgttcAGCCGTTTTTGTACTGAATTTTTTAATCAACTATTTGCAGAGGAATTATTTCCTACGGTGCGAAAAATAAACCACGCGATAGGACGGATGATCAGCATGGCGACATGTTGCCAAATGCAGCGTCAAACACAGCAGGAATCGATAAATCTGTGGCTAACCATAAATACTTTGTACTTGAAAAACAAACCGAGTCAGTGATTGAACAAATCAATCATTTCAACAGATCAGAGGATCTTGAGAAAGACATTATTGATGAGAATATTTACCATTCTATTGATGAACCGGCGGCGGAACTGCGTGTAAACGTCAAAGTCGACTGTGGTGATTATGATTACACAACTGACGGAGCAGCAACATCTCGTGGTATAACCCATgaaaatgtttacaataaactaaaGATTGGCCGCCAGGATAACTATGAACATGTTCAGGGATCATTTCAGATTAAGGGCATCACGACACACAACGATTACGATACGACTGCAACTCCTAAAGCGATACATCCCCATGGAAACGACGACTATGACCATGTGGGTGGCATGGGGAATGCTCCTGCATTCTCACCAAGCGATGACGACAATAGCTCAGCAGTAAAAATCGCGGCGAATGCAAGAGGCTCTGCCGCAGGAATAGAAAAGCCTGACGACAGTCATGGCCAAAATCGGTTCGTCAAAGTTTAAGAAGCCAACGACAACAGAGATATGTTGGTCTCGTAATAATCAATACACGAACATGGGTTCTTCATGATACTGCAGTAGTTATTAACACGTACATTTTAACGGATTGTTGATGTATGATATAACCTAAGTACTCTTACAATTAATATGTTATCATGTTTGTAAAAACGGACAGATTTACGCATAAGTCAATTCTGTTCCCAGTAAATAAAATCATACAAACACACCGACGAATTTGACAGACGTTCAAACATTTGGACTCTAACTTACTCTAGAAACATATTTGATTTTCTAATGTGTTGGTTacttatattttttacaaatatacgGCTAGATTTTACATGCATGATATCATGTAAAATCGCAATTTAGAGCAAACACACACTTGTCAAACAATTACCAGTATTACGGGGTTATACGGTTATTGGAATAGATTGGCCGTTTGCTGAAGTAAGTGTGAGtttgttatatgtttattgtatttGAACAGTCATTGTTCAAACACAATGCAATTTACTTTATGAATACAATTATACATTACACTTTTGTATTATTCATGTTTGTATATatatgcatgcatgtgtataaacATAACCTG of Dreissena polymorpha isolate Duluth1 chromosome 15, UMN_Dpol_1.0, whole genome shotgun sequence contains these proteins:
- the LOC127860343 gene encoding uncharacterized protein LOC127860343 isoform X2; this encodes MSWQGLLGFLILFNQSIRSEQFILSNDSTHWPLSSCDLAEPRLVYKNAQFEVAEDIDVISNNSEAWIGYMSVKIPYLFHGCAQVQNTAQKTYSVTRIGFCQTLCGHNSPFGIKAPNGLDILSSASPMGCICFNTSVPELPLEHFDNDQNNLCEKDWYAIFAQISDPSARASISAKHSSTWIQGNSICLKEQVYPASISSILLSGLNAGQQREHWTGILKGATLLNKAELSRFGPTQYSDEEYAFLQGSNKNINFANTGTKQALCCKELKRASCMPTTTKIPSHTHYTEEEATTTKSKEKSEALGTGIGVLVGVLVVVGIGFAVVMLQRRGIISYGAKNKPRDRTDDQHGDMLPNAASNTAGIDKSVANHKYFVLEKQTESVIEQINHFNRSEDLEKDIIDENIYHSIDEPAAELRVNVKVDCGDYDYTTDGAATSRGITHENVYNKLKIGRQDNYEHVQGSFQIKGITTHNDYDTTATPKAIHPHGNDDYDHVGGMGNAPAFSPSDDDNSSAVKIAANARGSAAGIEKPDDSHGQNRFVKV
- the LOC127860343 gene encoding uncharacterized protein LOC127860343 isoform X1; amino-acid sequence: MSWQGLLGFLILFNQSIRSEQFILSNDSTHWPLSSCDLAEPRLVYKNAQFEVAEDIDVISNNSEAWIGYMSVKIPYLFHGCAQVQNTAQKTYSVTRIGFCQTLCGHNSPFGIKAPNGLDILSSASPMGCICFNTSVPELPLEHFDNDQNNLCEKDWYAIFAQISVNDSRLISGTLNTGDCLTFTNRGFQWNSCKSEKDLKIICSNKPPADPSARASISAKHSSTWIQGNSICLKEQVYPASISSILLSGLNAGQQREHWTGILKGATLLNKAELSRFGPTQYSDEEYAFLQGSNKNINFANTGTKQALCCKELKRASCMPTTTKIPSHTHYTEEEATTTKSKEKSEALGTGIGVLVGVLVVVGIGFAVVMLQRRGIISYGAKNKPRDRTDDQHGDMLPNAASNTAGIDKSVANHKYFVLEKQTESVIEQINHFNRSEDLEKDIIDENIYHSIDEPAAELRVNVKVDCGDYDYTTDGAATSRGITHENVYNKLKIGRQDNYEHVQGSFQIKGITTHNDYDTTATPKAIHPHGNDDYDHVGGMGNAPAFSPSDDDNSSAVKIAANARGSAAGIEKPDDSHGQNRFVKV